In Sporichthya brevicatena, the DNA window AGGGCGACGTGCGCGTTCGAGGAGGTGCAGATCGTCCCGCCGTGGCGGCCGGTGAAGGCCTTGATGGCGGCGGAGGAGTTCATGTACGAGACCGGGATCGTCCGGTCGGCGACGCCGGCGTCGGCGAGCACGTCCCAGGCGTCCTCGACCTGCTCCCACGTCGCCATGTCGGCCATCGAGCAGCCGGCGGCCATGTCGGGGAGGATCACGCGCTGGTGGTCGCCGGTGAGGATGTCGGCGGACTCGGCCATGAAGTGCACGCCGCAGAAGACGATGAACTCGGCCTCGGGCCGCGCCGCGGCCTGCTGCGCGAGCTTGAAGGAGTCACCGGTGACGTCCGCGAAGGCGATGACGTCGTCGCGCTGGTAGTGGTGACCGAGGACGAAGACGCGGCTCCCGAGCGCGGCCTTCGCGGCCGCGATGCGCTCGGCGAGGGCCGGGTCGGCGGCCGGTGGCAGCTCGCCGGGGCACTCGACGCCCCGCTCGGAGGACAGGTCCGCCGGGCCTCGCGTCAGCAGGGTCAGTGGCACCGGGGTGCTGATGCTCACGGCGTTCTCCTTTGCGCGCTTCCGGTCACGATGTTTGCACAGGTGTTCGTGTCGAACCGTGCCGCGCTGTTTCCGTGGCCGCGTACCGGGAAGAACGCTTCGCTTGCGCGTTATCTTCCGCGGATGCGTGTCCTCGTCGCCCCCGACTGTTTCACCGGAACCCTGAGCGCTCCGGACGCCGCCGCCGCGATCGCGGCGGGCTGGCGCTCGGCCGCCCCGGACGACGAGATCACCGTCGCGCCGCTCTCGGACGGGGGCCCCGGCTTCGTCGACGTCGTCGCCGCCGCCCTCGGCGGTGAGCTGCTCGCCGTGACCGTCACCGGCCCGCTGGGGGATCCGGTCCCGGCCACGCTGCTGCTGACCGCCGACGGCACCGCCTACCTGGAGTCCGCCCAGGCCTGCGGCCTGCATCTGGTCCCGCCGGACCGCCGCGATCCCACCCGGACCACCACCGCCGGCGTCGGGGAGCTGATCGCCGCGGCCCTGGACGCCGGGGCCCGCGCGCTGGTGATCGGCCTCGGCGGGTCCGGCACCAACGACGGCGGGGCCGGAGCGCTCGCGGCCCTGGGCGCGCAGCCCGGCGACCTGCTGCGCGACGGGGGAGCGGCCCTGGGCGACCTGGACCCGGCCGCGCTGGACCTGTCCGCGGCCCGGGAGCGGCTCGCCGGCGTCGACGTCCGCATCGCCTCCGACGTGGACAGCCCCCTGCTGGGCCTGCGGGGCGCGAGCGCGGTGTTCGGCCCCCAGAAGGGGGCGACCGCCGACCAGGTCCAGCGACTGGACGCCGCGCTGGAGCACTTCGCCCGCGCCGCGCAGCCCGACGTGGGCCTGAACATGACCGGTTCGCTCGCGATCGCCGCCGGGGCGGGCGCCGCCGGCGGGCTCGGCTACGGACTGTTGCTGCTCGGTGCACGCCGCGTGCCCGGCATCGCGGGCGTCATCGAGCTGACCGGCCTGGCGGAGGCGGCCGCGGCCGTCGACGTGGTCGTCACCGGCGAGGGCTGCTTCGACTGGCAGTCCCTGCAGGGCAAGGTCGTCTCCGGCGTCGCCGAACTCGCGATGTCGGTGGCGCGGCCGTGCGTCGTCCTCGCCGGCCAGGTCGAGGTCGGACGGCGGGAGATGGCCGCCCTCGGGGTCGAGTCGGCCTACTCGGTGGCGGAACTCGCCGGATCCGCGGAGGCCGCCATGGCCGAACCCGCGGTCCACCTCCAGGCCCTCGCCGCCCGGGTCGCGCGGGCCTGGTCGCGCCGCTGACCAGCGGCGGAGCACCCACCGGCCCCGGGCGGGCGCGCCCGAGCAAGGCGGGCAATCCGTGTGACTCTGTGCACAGGCCTTCGTCCGCCCCGGTCGACGGGAATGCCGGAGGGGGTCTCGTGTGTCAGCATGGGTGTGTTCCGCACATGCGGACCGGACCCGTACATACGCCAGGAGCGAGCTCATGACGGCATCCAGCGAGACCACCACCAGCGGCGTCGTCCTGACCGACGCTGCGGTCTCGAAGGTCAAGAACCTGCTCGAAGCGGAAGGTCGTGACGACCTCCAGCTGCGCATCGCGGTCCAGCCCGGCGGTTGCTCGGGGCTTCGGTACCAGCTCTTCTTCGACGAGCGCTCGCTCGACGGCGACGTCGTGCACGACTTCAACGGCGTCGGCGTTGTCGTCGACCGGATGAGCGTCCCTTACCTGGGCGGCGCCACCATCGACTTCGTCGACACGATCGAGAAGCAGGGCTTCACGATCGACAACCCGAACGCGGCCGGGTCCTGCGCCTGCGGCGACAGCTTCCACTGAGCGCGCGCCGGCGGCTCGGCACCCGGCGGTTCACCCGAACGGGCTAGAGCACGCTGGACGGCATGCCCCGCGCGAGCCACGCGGACGCGGGGCTCAGGTCCCACGGGGCCGGCCGCCACGAGCCGGTCTTCTCGATCAGCGGCGGCGGGAACGTCGTCGCCAGCCGTTCGGCGTCCCGGCACAGGAGTTCCAGGCCGGGATCGAGCACGAACGTGCCGGTGGACGTGCCGGTGAACTGCGTACGCGGATCGGCCATGACGGCCTCCTCGGATGGGGGCTCGGCGAGGTGCGCTGCGGGTCACGCTAGGCGCTGCGCGCGGGCGGAACCAGCCCTTACCTGCAGGTAGCCTGAGCGCACCCTGTCCGCGTACCCGCCCGCGCCCGCCGGTGCACCGGGGCGGACCGCACCCGTGCCTGAGGAGTTCCCCGCGTGAAGATCGCCGTCACCGGCTCGATCGCCACCGACCACCTGATGACCTTCGAGGGGCGGTTCGCGGACTCGCTCGTCGCGGACCAGCTGGAGAAGGTCTCGCTGTCGTTCCTCGTCGAGGACCTGGAGGTCCGCCGCGGCGGCGTGGCGGCCAACATCGCCTTCGGCATGGGCTGCCTCGGCCTGCAGCCGGTGCTCGTCGGCGCCGTCGGTGAGGACTTCGAGCCCTACCGCTCCTGGTTGGAGCGCCACGGCGTCGACACGGCGTCGGTCCACGTGTCCGAGCTCAAGCACACCGCCCGGTTCGTGTGCACCACCGACCGTGACCAGGCCCAGATCGCCTCGTTCTACGCGGGCGCGATGAGCGAGGCCCGGGAGATCGAGCTCGGGCCGATCGCCGCCCGCGTGGGCGGGCTGGACGTCGTCCTGATCGGCGCCAACGACCCCGAGGCCATGGCCCGTCACACCGCGGAGTGCCGGGAGCGCGGCATCCCGTTCGCGGCCGACCCCTCGCAGCAGGTGGCCTGGCTGGACGGCGCCGCGATCCGGAACCTGATCGACGGCGCGACGTACCTGTTCACCAACGAGTACGAGGCCTCGGTCGTCGAGAAGAAGACCGGCTGGACCGCCGAGGAGATCTCCGAGCGCGTCGAGGTCCGCGTCATGACCATGGGCGCCAACGGCGCGCGGGTGCAGCGGCGCGGCGAGCAGGCCGTCCACGTCCCGGTCGCGGCCGTGGAGAAGGTGCTTGAGCCCACCGGCGTCGGTGACGCGTTCCGCGCCGGCTTCTTCGCCGGGCTGAGCTGGGACCTCGGGCTGGAGCGCAGCGCGCAAATCGGGTCGTTGCTGGCCGCGCACGTCGTCGAGACCGTCGGCACGCAGGAGTACACCCTCGACCGCGCCGGCTTCCTCAAGCGCTTCGGTGCCGCCTACGGCGCGGACGCCGCGGCGGAGGTCGAGCCGCACCTCGCGGGCCTGCCCGCCTGACCTCCGACGGGCCCCGCGTGCCGGTCGAGCCGGAACCGACGCCCTGGGCGTTCCCCCCGGTCGAGGTCGCGGACCCGCTCGGGCTGGTCGGCGTGGGCGCCGACCTGGAACCGGGCACGTTGCTCGCCGCGTACCGGTCGGGCATCTTCCCGATGCCGGAGGGGCGCCGCGGTCCGATGGGGTGGTGGTCCCCGGACCCCCGCGGCGTGCTGCCCGTCGACGGGGTCCACGTCAGCCGTTCCCTCCGACGCACCCGGCGCCGGTTCACCGTCACCGTGAACACCGCCTTCGACGAGGTCGTCGCGGCCTGCGCCGACCCCCGTCGTCCGCACGGCTGGATCACCCCGGCCCTGCGCGGCGCCTACCGGCGGATGCACGAGCTCGGCTGGGCGCACAGCATCGAGGTCCGCACCGCGGACGGCGCGCTGGCCGGCGGGTTGTTCGGCCTGGCGATCGGCGGCCTCTTCGCGGGGGAGTCGATGTTCCACCGCGTCACCGACGCGTCCAAGGCGGCCGTGGCGGCGGTCGGCGAGATGCTCGCGGCGGGGGAGGGACCGGCGGCGGAGCGGCTGTTCGACGTCCAGTGGACGACGGACCACCTGCGCACACTCGGCGCGGTTGACGTCCCGCGGCCGGAGTACCTGCGGCGACTGGAGCGGGCCTTGGAGCTGCCGCTGCCACCCGCCTTCGACGACGGGGTCCGCTCGGGCGCGCCGGCCCTGGGGTTGGATGGGAGCTGACGCGTTCCGAGGGGCAGGCGATGGCGACCGAGGCGCAGACGGCGCACTCGACGGGGCTGCCGCGGCAGCCGCACCCGGACCCGCCGACCCCGGATCGCCGCGCCCGGACGGCCGGGACCACCTGGATCTGGTTCCTCGCCGCCGGGTTGTTCGCGCTCTACGCGGTCGTGTCGGTGCGCCTGCACCAGCGCGTCCGCACCACCGGCTTCGACCTCGGGATCGTCGAGCAGGCCGTGCGCGGCTTCGCCTCCGGCGGCGCCCCGATCGTCGAGGTCGAGGGACCGGACGCCAACCTGCTCGGGGATCACTTCTCCCCGGCGTACGCGGCGCTCGCGCCGCTGTACCGGGTGTTCCCGACGCCGGTGACGATCCTGCTCGCGCAGGCCTTCCTGCTCGCGATCGCCGTCGTGCCGATCGCCCGGTACGCCCAGCGGGTGCTGGGGCGCCCCGCCGCCGTGGTCGTCGGCCTGGGCTACGGGCTGTCGTGGGGGATCGCCGAGGCCGTCGGGTTCGACGCGCACGAGGTGATGTTCGCCGTCCCGCTGACGGCGGGCAGCGTCGTGGCCCTGGCCGAACGGCGGCTGCGCGCCGCCGTCCTGTGGGCGCTGCCGCTGCTGCTGGTGAAGGAGGACCTCGGGCTCACCGTCGCCGCGGTCGGCGCGCTCGTCGCGTGGTTCGGCGCCCGGCGGCTCGGCCTCGCGACCGTCGTCGCGGGCCTGGCGGGGACGGCGGTCGAGGTGTTCTGGCTGCTCCCGGCGAACACCCCGGAGGGCACGTTCTCGGCCTGGTGGGACTCGCACCGCCGCAGCGACGACAGCGGCGGCCTCGGCGCGCACCTCGAGCGCGTCACCGTCGGGTTGTTCGAGCACGAGCCCAAGGTCGTGCTGCTGATCCTGCTGGTCGCGCCGACCGCGATGGTGGCGCTGCGCTCGCCGCTGCTCCTGCTCGTGCTGCCCACGCTCGCGTGGCGGCTGACGTCGGACAACGCGCTGTACTGGGGGACCAGCTACCACTACAGCGCCGTGCTGATGCCGGTCGTCTTCGTCGCGTTCGTCGACGGGCTGCGGCGCCTGCGCGCGCACCAGGGCCCCGCGCGGATCCGGGAGGCGCTCGCGATCAGCGCCGTCGTCACCGCCCTGCTGGTCCCGGCCCACCCGCTGTGGTCGGCGGTGCGGCCGAGCACCTGGGCCGACGAGCCCCGCGTCGCCGACGCCCGCGCCGTGCTCGCCCCGATCCCCGACGACGCCCAGGTCCAGGCCTCGAACCGTCTGGTGCCGCAGTTGACCGCGCGCGCAGAGGTGTCGGTGTTCGGCTCGCGGCAGTCGCGGCCGAACCCGGAGTGGATCGTCGTCGACCGCACGGACCCGGTGAACTGGCCGTTCGACGCGCTCGCGGATCAGGACGCCTTCGTCGACCTCGCCCGCGAGACCGGCTACGGAGTCGTGCTCGAGCGGGGCGAGTACGTCCTGCTGCGCCGAAGCACGGACGACCCGCGTCAGTTCCCGCCGCCGGAGTCCGCTCCCGAGGAAGCGGGCGTGGCACCGGGGGAGTGAACCCGCCGGACGTAGTACGCGACCCCCGGCTCGGCCGGGGCGCTGCCGAGGTACTCCTGACCGCGGAGCTCGCACCACGCCGGGACGTCGAGCGCGGCGGCGGCGTCGTCGGAGACCACCGCGATCACCTCGCCCGGTTCGACGTCACGCAGGTGCCGGGCGAGCTCGATGATCGGGGCCGGGCAGCGCCGGCCGAGGGTGTCCAGCGTCAGCTGCGCCGGCCGGCTCACAGCCCGGTCACCCCGGCGGCGTCGCGGAGCTCGGCGATCACGCCGGGCAGCACCGCGCAGAAGCGGTCGACGTCGGCCTCGGTCGTGCCGCGGGGGAGCGAGACGCGGACGTTGCCGTGCGAGAGGACACCCATCGCCTCCAGGACGTGACTGGGCTTCAGAGTGTCGGCCGTGCACGAGGAGCCGGAGTTCACCGCGAAGCCGGCGCGGTCCAGTTCGCGCACCAGCGCCTCGCCGTCGAGGTACAGGCAGGAGAAGGTCACCAGGTGGGGCAGCCGGGCGTCCGGGTCCGCCGGGCCGTGGACGACGACGTCGGGCAGCGCCGCCGCGGCGGCGCGGATCCGCTCGGTGAACGCCGCGAGGCGTGCGCCCTCCGCCGCCGCCTCGGCGTGCACGGCCGCGAGCGCCGCCGCGGCGGCCGCGATCGCGGGGACGTTCTCNNNNNNNNNNNNNNNNNNNNNNNNNNNNNNNNNNNNNNNNNNNNNNNNNNGCCGGGCAGTGGCGAACGCCACCGGGCCGCGCGGCGGATCGCGAGGACTCCCACCCCGGCGGGGCCGCCCCACTTGTGGGCGCTGCCGACGAGCACCGACCAGCCCGCCGGTGCCGGCTCGCGGCCCAGGCTCTGCGCCGCGTCGACGAGCAGCGGCACCCCGGCCGCGGCGGTCGCGTCGGCGATCGCCCCGACCGGCTGGCGCGTCCCGACCTCGTGGTTGGCGCTCTGCAGGCAGGCCAGCGCCGTGTCCGGGCGCAGCGCCGCGGCGAAGGCCTCGGCGTCGACGCGACCGGCCCGGTCCACGCCGACCAGGTCCACCGAGCCGCCGGCCGTCTCGTGGGCCGTCGCGGCGTGCAGGACGGCCGAGTGCTCGACGGCCGAGGTGACGAGGTGGCGGCCGACCCGGGCCCGGCCCTTCAGACAGCCCGCGATGCCGAGCTGGAGCGCCTGCGTCCCCGACGCCGGGAAGGCGACCTCGGCCGGGGCCGCGCCGATCACCTCGGCGACGATCTCGCGGGCGGCGTCCAGACGCATCCGCGCCCGCCGGCCGTCCCGGTACAGACGGGCCGGATCGGCCCAGCCGTCGTCCAGGGCGGCGAGGAGTGTGGCGCGCGCCACGGGGTGCAGCGGCTCGGTGGAGGCGGCGTCGAAGTACGTCCCGAGCGG includes these proteins:
- a CDS encoding DUF2079 domain-containing protein, which translates into the protein MATEAQTAHSTGLPRQPHPDPPTPDRRARTAGTTWIWFLAAGLFALYAVVSVRLHQRVRTTGFDLGIVEQAVRGFASGGAPIVEVEGPDANLLGDHFSPAYAALAPLYRVFPTPVTILLAQAFLLAIAVVPIARYAQRVLGRPAAVVVGLGYGLSWGIAEAVGFDAHEVMFAVPLTAGSVVALAERRLRAAVLWALPLLLVKEDLGLTVAAVGALVAWFGARRLGLATVVAGLAGTAVEVFWLLPANTPEGTFSAWWDSHRRSDDSGGLGAHLERVTVGLFEHEPKVVLLILLVAPTAMVALRSPLLLLVLPTLAWRLTSDNALYWGTSYHYSAVLMPVVFVAFVDGLRRLRAHQGPARIREALAISAVVTALLVPAHPLWSAVRPSTWADEPRVADARAVLAPIPDDAQVQASNRLVPQLTARAEVSVFGSRQSRPNPEWIVVDRTDPVNWPFDALADQDAFVDLARETGYGVVLERGEYVLLRRSTDDPRQFPPPESAPEEAGVAPGE
- a CDS encoding carbohydrate kinase family protein is translated as MKIAVTGSIATDHLMTFEGRFADSLVADQLEKVSLSFLVEDLEVRRGGVAANIAFGMGCLGLQPVLVGAVGEDFEPYRSWLERHGVDTASVHVSELKHTARFVCTTDRDQAQIASFYAGAMSEAREIELGPIAARVGGLDVVLIGANDPEAMARHTAECRERGIPFAADPSQQVAWLDGAAIRNLIDGATYLFTNEYEASVVEKKTGWTAEEISERVEVRVMTMGANGARVQRRGEQAVHVPVAAVEKVLEPTGVGDAFRAGFFAGLSWDLGLERSAQIGSLLAAHVVETVGTQEYTLDRAGFLKRFGAAYGADAAAEVEPHLAGLPA
- a CDS encoding aminotransferase class V-fold PLP-dependent enzyme, whose product is ENVPAIAAAAAALAAVHAEAAAEGARLAAFTERIRAAAAALPDVVVHGPADPDARLPHLVTFSCLYLDGEALVRELDRAGFAVNSGSSCTADTLKPSHVLEAMGVLSHGNVRVSLPRGTTEADVDRFCAVLPGVIAELRDAAGVTGL
- a CDS encoding sulfurtransferase TusA family protein produces the protein MSRPAQLTLDTLGRRCPAPIIELARHLRDVEPGEVIAVVSDDAAAALDVPAWCELRGQEYLGSAPAEPGVAYYVRRVHSPGATPASSGADSGGGN
- the aat gene encoding leucyl/phenylalanyl-tRNA--protein transferase, whose protein sequence is MPVEPEPTPWAFPPVEVADPLGLVGVGADLEPGTLLAAYRSGIFPMPEGRRGPMGWWSPDPRGVLPVDGVHVSRSLRRTRRRFTVTVNTAFDEVVAACADPRRPHGWITPALRGAYRRMHELGWAHSIEVRTADGALAGGLFGLAIGGLFAGESMFHRVTDASKAAVAAVGEMLAAGEGPAAERLFDVQWTTDHLRTLGAVDVPRPEYLRRLERALELPLPPAFDDGVRSGAPALGLDGS
- the erpA gene encoding iron-sulfur cluster insertion protein ErpA, encoding MTASSETTTSGVVLTDAAVSKVKNLLEAEGRDDLQLRIAVQPGGCSGLRYQLFFDERSLDGDVVHDFNGVGVVVDRMSVPYLGGATIDFVDTIEKQGFTIDNPNAAGSCACGDSFH
- a CDS encoding cysteine desulfurase family protein, with translation MGSVSTGTDPNPAPVPLGTYFDAASTEPLHPVARATLLAALDDGWADPARLYRDGRRARMRLDAAREIVAEVIGAAPAEVAFPASGTQALQLGIAGCLKGRARVGRHLVTSAVEHSAVLHAATAHETAGGSVDLVGVDRAGRVDAEAFAAALRPDTALACLQSANHEVGTRQPVGAIADATAAAGVPLLVDAAQSLGREPAPAGWSVLVGSAHKWGGPAGVGVLAIRRAARWRSPLPG
- a CDS encoding glycerate kinase — translated: MRVLVAPDCFTGTLSAPDAAAAIAAGWRSAAPDDEITVAPLSDGGPGFVDVVAAALGGELLAVTVTGPLGDPVPATLLLTADGTAYLESAQACGLHLVPPDRRDPTRTTTAGVGELIAAALDAGARALVIGLGGSGTNDGGAGALAALGAQPGDLLRDGGAALGDLDPAALDLSAARERLAGVDVRIASDVDSPLLGLRGASAVFGPQKGATADQVQRLDAALEHFARAAQPDVGLNMTGSLAIAAGAGAAGGLGYGLLLLGARRVPGIAGVIELTGLAEAAAAVDVVVTGEGCFDWQSLQGKVVSGVAELAMSVARPCVVLAGQVEVGRREMAALGVESAYSVAELAGSAEAAMAEPAVHLQALAARVARAWSRR